Below is a window of Cyanobacterium sp. T60_A2020_053 DNA.
ATTTACAACCCTTTGCTGGGATGGTGAGGGCGCTGGTAAGTCTTAAAGAAGAAGGTTATATTTTAGGGATTATCACTTCTAATTTAGAAGAAAATGTCTGTCAATTTCTTCATAATAATGATCTACAATCTTGCTTTGATTTTATTTATTCAGGCACAACTTTATTTGGTAAACACAAAATCATTAATAAAGCCATTAAAAAACATAACTTACAATCTAAAGATATTATTTATGTTGGCGACGAAACCAGAGATATTGAAGCGGCACAAAAAAGTAAAATCAAAGTCATAGCTGTTACTTGGGGTTTTAATTCTCCCTTAGTTTTAGCAAAATATGAACCAGATTTTATGGTAACTAAACCTGAAGAATTAACCAATATTTTGATTCATAAAACATTAAAAGTTATTTAATTTTATCTTGAAATGTGAGTGAAAGACCCCCGTTGAATTTCTCAACAAAAAAAATACCCACTGAAATCAACGGGGGATGTAAACGAACCAACAAAAAAATC
It encodes the following:
- a CDS encoding HAD hydrolase-like protein; the protein is MLKRVIIFDFDGTIADSLSALVTIANNLALEFGYPQVDEEEILRLSKLSSSDIVQQSPVPFHKIPFVLRRIKKELNKNIADLQPFAGMVRALVSLKEEGYILGIITSNLEENVCQFLHNNDLQSCFDFIYSGTTLFGKHKIINKAIKKHNLQSKDIIYVGDETRDIEAAQKSKIKVIAVTWGFNSPLVLAKYEPDFMVTKPEELTNILIHKTLKVI